The genomic stretch CTCAACAGTACCAATAATGGCATTTCCAGGAATTACCGGTCGTCCATTGATGCGCTCTCCAAAGAGGATACCAACCTGGTGATCCTCCGCAATACCTACGAGGATATTGTGGTAGCTGAAAATCATTACCGGGCTTACCTGGCTTCTTTTGATACCACGCACCGCAGCCTGTTTGAGAACAATATGGCCAGGGTGATCATCAACCTGGAGCTGATCAGCCAGCAACACGATAGCTTTGCCAGCAATCTTAAAACGGAACTGGCAGGTAAGCTGAAGATCGCAGAGACCATCTCCCGCCTCAAAGGCATGGCAGATTCCTTGCTGGTGCAGGCCCGTGGCGGAACCGGCAAACTGCACAGCGCGCAGCCCATGCTGCTGGACCGCATCTCTTCTTCCCTGATCAGTAAAAGTTTTTTCCATTCGGTAGATACGGTGAAGGCAGTCTCTGTCAATCAGAAGCAGGGCTTCTTCTCCCGGCTTTTTGGTAAAAAGAAGGACAGCACCCTGGTGCAATACAATAAAGGACAGGTGGACAGCACTGCCGAAGCGGAGGCCAAAACCGAAGAGCTGCAACAGCAGCAGCAATACGATGCGCTGGCCCTGGAAGTACAGCGGTATTACCAGGGGCTGGTGAACCGCCAGATGGCGCTCCGCAAAAAGCTGGACCAAAATGAAAAAAGCCTGGCAGCCGCCAACCTTAGTATTATCAATGAGATCAACGCCGGTATCCGCGAATTGCTCCATACTGCCGAGCTGGGGCAGAAAGCCAGCAAGGAGGAGGCTTCAGAGTACCTGCGTGGGTTCCAATTGCATAAAGACCGCATCCTGCTGTTCTCCTTCCTGATCATTCTCCTGGTTGCCGTCCTGCTGGGCGCCAGCATTTTCCGGCTCAATAAATATGAGCAGACTATCCTGAAGGCCAAGAGTGAGGCCGAAAGGCAGGCACAGGTCAAGACCCGTTTCCTCAACAATATGAGCCATGAGATCCGTGTACCGCTGACCTCCATCATGGGCTTTACGGAGCAGCTGGAGAAAAAGAATGCCGATGAGGAAGCGGCCAGCTATATCAACGCCATCCGAAATTCTTCCGAACACCTGCTCACTACAGTGAATGATATCCTCGATTTTTCTAAACTGGAAGCCGGCAAGTTCCAGCTGGGTAAAGAACCTTTCTCCCTGAAGAAAACACTGGAGGAAGTATTGTTCAATCTCTCCGTGCTGGCAGAGAAAAAACAGCTATCCCTGCAGCTGAAGGCCGGCTTCGATGAGCGGCTGGTGTTACAGGGCGACGCTTTCCGGTTAAAACAGATCCTCTATAATTTTATCAGCAACGCCATCAAGTTTACCGAGAAGGGAGTGATAGAAGTGAAGGCGGAAACGGTTGCCAAAAGCAAAACGGAAACGGAAGTGGTCATTGCCGTAAAGGATTCCGGTATCGGTATTGCGGCCGACCAGCTTGAGTTCATATTTGAAGAATTTGCCCAGGTGGGGAGCGATAAGGTGTCCCGTAAATATCATACCCGTGGCACGGGCCTGGGCCTGTCCATCTGTAAAATGCTGGCGGAACTGCAGGGCGGCACGGTGAGTGTGCAGAGTGAACTGAAAAAGGGTTCTGTCTTCACCGTGAAGATTCCCTATACCATCAGCCAGGAGGCGCCTCAGTCGCAGCCGGTAGTGAAGCAGCCCGAGCAACCCAGGGATCCGCTGCGCAATAAAACAGTACTGCTGCTGGAAGACAATGACGTCATCGTACTGCTGGTGACCTTCCTGCTGAAGAAATTCAATATGCAGTATGATGTGGCCATGGATGGACAGCAGGCGCTGGGCCTGTTGCAGCAAAAACAATATGACCTGCTGCTTACGGATATTAATGTGCCGGAGATCTCCGGTTCCGAGCTGACCACAATGATCCGCAGCAACGCCGATCCGGTCAAAGCAAGGATGCCCATCATTGCACTCACGGCTGATGTTACCGAGGGCGACCTGGCCCGCTACAAAGAAGAAGGTTTTACCAGTGTGCTGAAAAAGCCATTCAGGGAAGAAGATATGGTGAATGCGCTGACGGTGGCGCTGTCAGCGGCCGGGACAGAAAAGAAGCAGATAACTACTATATAGGTGTCGGCATTCAATTGAGGCTCCCTGCAATTCTTTACAGGTCCTGGTATTTTCCTTTTTTTCTGACAACCTCATGGCCCCAGTTATTGATAGCTTCCAGGACAGGAACAAAAGTGCGTCCAAAGGCTGTTAATTTGTAGACGACCTTTATGGGAGGCTTTTTGCCATGCACTGTTCTCGAAACCAGGCCATCTTCTTCCAATTGCTTCAACTGCAGGCTTAATGTCATTTCTGTAATGGCCGGCATTTCTTTTCTAAGCTCGTTGTAGCGTTTTTCACTATTTTTTAAATAATACAATATCACTACTTTCCATTTTCCGCCAACCAGGTCCATTGCCAGGCTTGCCGTGCAATGATATATTTTTCCACTTAACGCTACATTTTTTCCCATGATACTGAACTATCAATTTAGATAGTTATTGCAAATCTATTCTACTAAAATTAGTTTTGCAACTATAAAAAATATAGTATGTCTTTAATTATATTGGCACATCCCCATTTCGATAGTTCAATTGCTAACAAAACCATTATTGAAGAATTGAATATTAGCGACCTGAATATAGAAATTAGAAATCTTCATGACTTGTATCCTGATTTCTGCATCGATGTGATAGAGGAGCAAAAGGCATTATTACGGCACCAGACCACTGTTTTTCAATACCCTTTTTTCTGGTATAATATGCCTGCTATACTGAAACAATGGTTTGATGCTGTATTCATTCACCAGTTTGCTTATGGATCGGAAGGGGATAAACTGAAAGGAAAGAACTTTCTGCCAAGCTTTACGGTAGGTTCCTTTGAAGACCAGTATACCACATTAGGAAAACACCATTTCCGGATCTATGAATTCTGTAAAAACCTTGAGCAGACAGCCTATTACGCTCAAATGAATTATATCAATCCTGTTTACATGCATGGGACTTCGGGCGTTTCGGGCTATAAAGAATCGGTAATAAAGGAAAAAGCAAAAAGCCATGCAGGTAGATTGATTGATTGCCTGAAGGAATTGGACCATAACCAGCCGGAGCCCGCTACAAAGAAGAAGGATTTACCAGTGTGCTGAAAAAGCCGTTCAAGGAAGAGGATATGGTGAATGCGCTGACGGTGGCGCTGTCAGTGGCCGGTGCCGGATCTGCAAAAACCAGCCGGGTATCTTAAAAGTCGGGCAGGGTAGATTGGTCTTTACTGTGGATTTTTCGGTGCAGAGGCGGCGCTGGAAAGAATATGATTAATATCATATTGTTAAAATCCTATTAGCGTATATTTTTCCGTAAGTTGGCTAATAGAATTAACCTTAAACCTGACCTCATGACCTATTCATCCCTTCCCATGCAGGCTTCCCCGCCATGCTTACGCTATCATTTATTCAGTAGTCCTGTACATACTTATTGTTAACTGATTTCCCGCTATTTCGCGACTTATACCTCCTGTTCCGAACGTTTTTTTATGAGAAAATCTTTCCTTCTTGTCATGTTCCTGCATGCTGTTGCAGCCATGTATGGACAAAATGATTCTTTACCAGTCTTACCCAAAGCAGTTCCCATTGTGCCAGCCGCCGCTGAATCCGGAGGTGGCAGCATAGCGCTCCAGGTAAATCTGCCGGAGCTGGTGCCGCCCACACCAGATGCTGCCGCCCTGATACGCGTGGGTATGGGAGCGCTTAATAAGAGTACTGGTGCTGTGACAGTCAATGTACCCTTGTATGAGTTGAAACTACATGAGCTTTCTTTACCCATAGGCCTTAGTTACAGCAGCCAGGGATTTAAGGTGGATGAAGCCTGTTCCCGGGTAGGTTCAGGATGGGCCTTCAATGCCGGCGGGGTGATCACCCGTTCTGTCCTGGGGCGTCCGGATGAGTTCAATAACCGGGCGGTATTGCCCGCTAACCAGAATGACCTGACTGCGCTGACCAGTGATAATTATTACCTATTCAATAACGCGAGTAATGAGGACCCTACTGCAACCTTTGATGCCCAGCCGGATGAGTTCCGGTTCAATTTTGGAGGGTACAGTGGCAAATTTGTGCTGGATGCGGGTTTTAATGCCGTGGTAATTGCTCACTCCAATCTTAAAGTAAAAGTGATGCGTTCCTACCAGGCCATAGACAGTATACTGATCACCACGCCTGATGGTATCCGGTATGCTTTTGGGGGTAATAATGCAGTAGAAACCACGCTGGGTACTAATATGCGTTATAAAACAGCTACCAAAACTGCTTTCTACCTGCATCGCATAACCTTGCCTTCAGGTGAATCTGTTCAACTGTATTACAGCACCATTTCTACCCAGTCTAATGCCGGCTTTACAGAAAGTTATGTATTAGGCATGGGCGGAGGGACTGTTTGCGGCAGCTGTCCGGAATTGTACCAGTTTGAAAGTCATACTACCCTTCGTCAGTATATTACTTATAGAACGGTTTTGCTGACCGGTATATACAGCCCTGACGGACATACCATTAATTTCCAATACAGTCCCAGATTGGATCAAACCAATGAATATTTCCTGGATGGAATGACCGTTGCAGAACATGGCCAGCAGGTAAAGAGCTATGCTTTCCGGTATTTTGTCCGGCAACCAGCTACCTTGAACCTGAATGGACTTTTCTTTCTGACCAGCCTGGTGGAGTTTGGGCGGAACAGGGGTTCAGAACCTGAATTGCCGGTAAGGGACAGCCTGGTGCATGCGTTCAACTATTATGACATGGCCTTGTCAGGAGGCAATTATCTGTCGGCCGATCATTTCGGGTTTTACAATGGGGCCAATAACGAAACCGCCATACCGGCATTCCCGGAATATCCTGACAGGGCGGGGGCTAACAGGGAGTTCAGCTTTGAACATACGCAGCGGGGCGTACTGCAAAAGATCATCTATCCTACAGGAGGAACAGAAGAATTTTTGTACGAACCAAACAGCCTGAAGGTTGTTCAGTCACGTGACGAAACAAAAGAGTTTGTGGTGAGCAAAGGTGGGCAGGGCACCAACCATACTAATTATTCAACGGCCCGGACTCCTTATGTGAGGACCTTTACGCCGGTCCGGACGGAACAGATACCTATTGTTTTAAAATCTTTCATCAGGACCAATTACACGGGGACTACGTATGCCCCTTCATCAGGAACCAAAGTGGCATTTTTTAAGATCACGGATGTTACAACCAATCAGGTGGTCGCTAATAATACATTAATAACGCTCCAGCAGGTTGCAGACCAGCTGAATGCGGTAGCAGGACACACCTATAGTATTTCTTTGGAAACAAGAGGCCCTGAATACATACATGCCCATGCGATCCTGACTTACCATCCCAATGCCATTACAGTAACTGATACACTGAATAAACCTACTGGTGGTCTAAGGCTGAAAGCGATCCGGAAATATGATCCTGTCGCCCGGAAAACAGCAAACAAATATTACACCTATGGCTCCCTGCAGGATATGCGCTGGTCATCGGGCATAGGTCAGTTTACAGCTCCTTATCGCTCAACCAGCCAGAGTATCAGCCAGGGTACCAATACTTTTTGTTACCAGATCTGTGAACACCTGGTATATAGCGCCAGTTCGGGGTATAACCTCTTTAATTTTGATGGTAGTCATATCTATTATACCCATGTGATAGAGTCGGATGATCCTGAATTCCGCAATGGAGGCATGGAAACAAGGTTTTATGGTCCCAATAGTGGGAATGCCGGACTGCTGCTGCGGGGGCAGGTTTTTCCGGGGCCGACCGGCATTCGTACAGCCACATTAAATGGTATGACTTACCAGGAAAAGATTTTTGATAAAGATTTTAAGGTCAGAACAGAGAAGACCTATAACTATGGGTTTGTATCCTCGGGAGATCGTGTGCCTGGTTTGATGGTAAAGCGAAATTACGAGGCCGTCCTTACCCAGCCTCTGGATGAATGGGATTTCCATCCTTTCGACGTTGTCTATTATCTGCATGAGCCAGGCTGGATTCAGCTTCAGTCCGTAGTGAATAAGACTATTACAGATGTTAATGGGGAAATGCAGGAGGAAGAAACCTATGGCTATGGCGGCCTGCAAAATGTCAATGTCAGCAGTGTGACTACTGTCAACAGCCGGCAGGAAACAGTAGTGATCCGGAAGAAATTTGCCACTGATTTTGCTGGAGATCTGATAGCTGATCAGATGATCAGCCGGAATATGATTGATCCGGTATGGGAAGAAAGCATGACCAACCAGTCAGAGGAAGTGGCCAGGAAAGTAATCACTTACCAGGATTATTTCCAGAATGGCAAAGTGATCAGGCCGCAATCGGTAAAATTGAAGCAGTCGCCCGGTGCAGCGCTGACAACGGAACTCGTATTCTCCGCTTATGATGAACTGGGAAATATACGGGAAGCCTACAAACAGGATAACATACCGGTAGTATATCTATGGAATGAATGGAGGTCTAAACTGCTGGCCAAAGTAGAGAATGCCCTATTGTCGCAGGTAGCATACAGTAGTTTTGAAGGAACGGCGGCAGATTCCTGGCAGTGCGTTGGCAATATTATAGCCGGAGGTCTTACGGGTAGCAAAGCCTACAGTGGCCAATTGACCCGGCAGGTGCCGCAAGGTAATTATGTGGTTACGCTTTGGAGCACCGGCACAACAGCAACCGTTAATGGTACAACGGGTGTTTTGATGAATACAGCTGGTAACTGGCAGCTGCTGGAATGGAAACTCAATAATATAAATACAGTAACAGTCACCGGCAATAGCCTTGATGAGGTCCGGCTTTATCCTTCCAATGCGGTAATGACCAGCTTTGCCTATACACCTGCTGCCGGGCTGGCCAGCCAGTGTGATGCCAATAACCAGGTATTGAGCTATGTCTATGATGATTTTAACAGGGTTGTACTTGTCAGGGACCTGGATCAGTATGTGTTGAAACAATATCAATATGTATATGGCGAACCATTGCCGGCCTGCGCCAGTACCAGTGCCAACTGGGTTGCTACCGGTGTAAAACGATGTGCCAGCAATAGTAATAATAACAATACAGGCATTGAAGAACAGGAAGAAGTTGATCGGAATAACTGCAGTGTTACCTATTTACAGGTTCGCTGGGTGTCAATGGGCATTACCGGCAATTGTGTGGTAGTGCCTAATTGTACAGGGGAGGATAAAAAAGTAATTAACGGAGTTTGTTATACCGGCCAGAAACTGTTCACCGGTGAAGGGACATACGATAAGAATACTGGTGTTTTTAGTTGCCAGTATTATTATTTGTGGGGTATTGATAATTCTCAGTCGGTATTTTATAATCAAGCCAACAGCACTCCGTGCTTCCAGACTGTTCCCTGGGACTAAAGTCATGCTGCCCGCTAATCTCATAAACCTTTCCATTCTCTGATATATGAACATAAACCTTATTAGCAGACCCTTCCTGGTGTTTTTCTTAACTATCCCGTTGATAGTGTCTGCCCAGGTGCAGCCCGAAGCCTACCCTGGGGGTACTAAAGTGAACTTCGTTCGCACCTGGACGGCTACTGCACCGATAAATAATGCTACTGTTTTTCTGTCAAAACCGGTAGCTGATGTAAAGCAAACGACCCAATATTTTGATGGACTTGGCCGCTCTTTGCAGACTGTGGCTAAGCAACAATCCCTGCCAACAAATGGGCCTGCTGCGGATCTGGTGGCCCCGGCATATTATGATGCGTTTGGCCGGGAGAACTTATCGTTTCTTCCTTTTGCAGCTAACAATACCAGCGGTTATCCAACAACTGATGGTTCTTTCAAACTAAATCCTTTTCAGCAGCAGTCGGTGTTTGGTCAGGGGCAATATGCTGGTGAAAGTTGGTATTACAGTGAAACTAAGTTTGAGCCTTCACCCCTGAACCGGGTAAACAAAGTGATGGCGCAGGGCAATAGCTGGGTAGGTGCTGGCCGGGGAGTGAGCAGTAAATATTGGGTCAATACAGTGAATGATGACGTAAAGATCTGGACAATTACGGAAGTGCCGGGTGGAATGGGAAATTATGTGGTGACCGGTGCTTATGCAGCCGGCCAGTTAACGAAGATTGTAACGGAGAACGAAGCCAATAAACAGGTCATTGAGTTTGCCGACAAGGACGGACAAGTGATCCTTAAAAAAGTTCAATTGACTGCTGGTCCTGACAATGGTTATGGAACCGGTTATACAGGCTGGCTCAGTACTTACTATATCTATGATAAGCAAAACCTGCTGCGGGCAGTGGTCCAGCCGGTAGGCGTGGAGCAATTAAGCGGGACGCTGGGCTGGGCGCCAGATGCCACATTGCTGACCGAACAATGCTTTCGGTATGCGTATGATGATCGTCGCCGGATGATCAGCAAAAAGGTGCCGGGCGCTGGTGAAGTATTGATGGTGTATGATGTTCGGGATAGATTGGTATTTACGCAGGATGGCAATATGCGAGCTGATGCGGGCAATACCCAATGGCTGGCTACGCTTTATGATGAATTGAATCGATCCGTAGTCACGGGACTGATCAATTTTAACAGTGACAGAAATTCATTACAACAGTTGGTTACTGCCCGGACACAGGGTAATGGTAATTATCCCACAGAAGGAGTGCTGGTGAACAGGATTCCTATACCGGAAGGGATAACGCTGGATGTGCTGACAGTTACTTATTACGATGATCATAGCTGGACAAATGGTTTATCCGCTGAGTTAAAGAATTTCACGAATACGGGTATTGATCCTTATAAGGAAGCTGTCTCCAATAGTCTTGCTCCTTACGGGCAGGAGATTATAGCAGCTTCGCTTACAAAGGGAGTTCCTACTGGTACAAGGGTTCGGGTATTGGGCAGCAATCCAGTAAAATACCTGATTACAGTAAATTTTTATGATAGAAAGGGCCGCCTCCTGCAAACGCGGAGTGAGAACCTGTCAGGTGGCATTGATATATTGACCACACAGTACAATTGGGCAGGCCTGCCGCTGGTGGTGGTTCAGGAACACCAGAAAGCTGGTGCAAACCTGCATATTGCTACGGTGGTTACCCGGATGACCTATGATGTTTTGCAACGGGTAACGGAAGTTGAAAAGTTGGTGCATACCAGTCTTGTGGATGAGCAGCAGTCGCCGGCACAGTGGCGCACAATAGTAAAGAATGAATATGATGCGTTGGGACAGCTCAAGAAGAAGGAGCAGGGCCAGCAGTTGGATGGTGCGGGTGCTTTAACGACGAATGCGCTGAGCAAACTTGACCACGCCTACAATATCCGTGGCTGGCTGATCAGCATCAATGAAAATTACCTGAAGGGGGTGGATGTTACAGACCGCTACTTTGGGATGGATCTTGGTTATGATCGGAATGGCTTTGAAGGATCCTATGCCAATCCTCAATATACCGGTAATATCAGCGGTACTATCTGGAAGAATGCGGGTGATAGCAAAAAACGTAAATACGATTTTACCTATGATGCTTCTAACCGGTTGACGGGCGCAGAATTTGGTCAATATAGTGGAGCTGGCTCAGTTGTTACCTATGATAAAAGCGGTGGTGTTGACTTTAGCGTGAGCAACCTGGGTTATG from Candidatus Pseudobacter hemicellulosilyticus encodes the following:
- a CDS encoding ATP-binding protein, yielding MNRLPLRLSWANSLLLVLCIVVLILILILNSTNNGISRNYRSSIDALSKEDTNLVILRNTYEDIVVAENHYRAYLASFDTTHRSLFENNMARVIINLELISQQHDSFASNLKTELAGKLKIAETISRLKGMADSLLVQARGGTGKLHSAQPMLLDRISSSLISKSFFHSVDTVKAVSVNQKQGFFSRLFGKKKDSTLVQYNKGQVDSTAEAEAKTEELQQQQQYDALALEVQRYYQGLVNRQMALRKKLDQNEKSLAAANLSIINEINAGIRELLHTAELGQKASKEEASEYLRGFQLHKDRILLFSFLIILLVAVLLGASIFRLNKYEQTILKAKSEAERQAQVKTRFLNNMSHEIRVPLTSIMGFTEQLEKKNADEEAASYINAIRNSSEHLLTTVNDILDFSKLEAGKFQLGKEPFSLKKTLEEVLFNLSVLAEKKQLSLQLKAGFDERLVLQGDAFRLKQILYNFISNAIKFTEKGVIEVKAETVAKSKTETEVVIAVKDSGIGIAADQLEFIFEEFAQVGSDKVSRKYHTRGTGLGLSICKMLAELQGGTVSVQSELKKGSVFTVKIPYTISQEAPQSQPVVKQPEQPRDPLRNKTVLLLEDNDVIVLLVTFLLKKFNMQYDVAMDGQQALGLLQQKQYDLLLTDINVPEISGSELTTMIRSNADPVKARMPIIALTADVTEGDLARYKEEGFTSVLKKPFREEDMVNALTVALSAAGTEKKQITTI
- a CDS encoding helix-turn-helix domain-containing protein, yielding MGKNVALSGKIYHCTASLAMDLVGGKWKVVILYYLKNSEKRYNELRKEMPAITEMTLSLQLKQLEEDGLVSRTVHGKKPPIKVVYKLTAFGRTFVPVLEAINNWGHEVVRKKGKYQDL
- a CDS encoding NAD(P)H-dependent oxidoreductase, coding for MSLIILAHPHFDSSIANKTIIEELNISDLNIEIRNLHDLYPDFCIDVIEEQKALLRHQTTVFQYPFFWYNMPAILKQWFDAVFIHQFAYGSEGDKLKGKNFLPSFTVGSFEDQYTTLGKHHFRIYEFCKNLEQTAYYAQMNYINPVYMHGTSGVSGYKESVIKEKAKSHAGRLIDCLKELDHNQPEPATKKKDLPVC